In Yersinia enterocolitica subsp. enterocolitica, one DNA window encodes the following:
- a CDS encoding suppressor of fused domain protein, whose amino-acid sequence MKESEVLAEVSNENQTLVAVVQQDQRVVYFYIYPQEAFEERFPVRACWVRNLVAAPISVDNVALEQGLAPRLAAEFCRNVAGEAELDAQFISIIWSESDDGAALWYQGQLLAIIPGWSLYIDHSVCYSASCIKDNPLTLPLGSASTNTQYARAQNTRQFWRTWQQEEGNPWPALQAEYIQCYEQHFGPAIKYYAIDQGKWPPMAISQHEKEGIYYFLTLGVSIRPQPWVEILFNDDATKYRRFEMAIAIDSQFVNEDNAIHMASALAGFAHVPWGKITWLGEGHTLESEVAPQGYEGYILSAKFYDNADSLILPLQQDDPVNIYWASPVFASERELAHSAPNGGYDLLKKLQQQGVNHIFSPRESVI is encoded by the coding sequence ATGAAAGAATCTGAGGTACTGGCCGAAGTCAGTAATGAAAACCAGACATTAGTAGCCGTGGTGCAACAAGACCAGCGGGTAGTGTATTTCTATATTTATCCGCAAGAGGCGTTTGAAGAGCGTTTTCCTGTTCGCGCTTGTTGGGTGAGGAATTTGGTTGCAGCGCCAATATCGGTTGATAATGTCGCCCTTGAACAAGGTTTAGCACCGCGATTAGCTGCCGAGTTTTGCCGTAATGTGGCCGGTGAAGCTGAACTTGATGCACAGTTTATTTCAATTATCTGGTCAGAAAGTGATGATGGCGCAGCATTATGGTATCAGGGGCAATTACTGGCGATTATTCCCGGTTGGAGTTTATATATTGATCACTCAGTTTGTTACTCAGCCAGTTGTATTAAAGATAACCCACTAACATTACCTCTGGGTTCAGCTTCCACTAATACTCAATATGCTCGTGCTCAAAATACACGTCAATTTTGGCGAACCTGGCAGCAGGAAGAAGGGAATCCTTGGCCTGCATTACAGGCCGAATATATTCAGTGCTATGAACAACATTTCGGCCCTGCGATAAAATATTATGCCATCGATCAAGGTAAGTGGCCGCCTATGGCTATCTCACAACACGAAAAAGAGGGAATATATTATTTTCTGACGTTGGGGGTTAGTATTCGTCCTCAGCCATGGGTTGAAATATTATTCAATGACGATGCGACTAAATACCGGCGTTTCGAAATGGCTATAGCAATTGATAGCCAATTTGTTAATGAGGATAATGCTATTCATATGGCTAGCGCACTGGCCGGTTTTGCTCATGTACCTTGGGGCAAAATAACCTGGCTGGGGGAGGGGCATACCTTGGAGTCAGAAGTTGCCCCTCAAGGGTATGAAGGCTATATTTTATCAGCAAAGTTTTATGACAATGCTGATAGCCTAATATTGCCTCTTCAGCAAGATGACCCGGTTAATATATATTGGGCTAGCCCTGTCTTTGCCAGTGAAAGAGAATTAGCCCATAGTGCACCGAATGGTGGGTATGATTTGCTGAAAAAGCTGCAACAACAGGGAGTTAATCATATTTTTTCACCGCGTGAATCTGTTATTTAA